A portion of the bacterium genome contains these proteins:
- a CDS encoding Hsp20/alpha crystallin family protein, with protein sequence MKKRSFFERLTGAVNIDEDEQLEEAEDFDFTAARNVRPSITAVSKKSAQIYPKFDDKNSSSWVDDSSADSELSVDVYQTQDDVIVKAMIPGVRKEDLEINLTRDSITLKGIRKEEKIVSDDDYFHRELYWGSFSRTIQLPHEIDIEHAEAIESQGILTLKLPRVDKDRQMKVRVKSI encoded by the coding sequence ATGAAAAAAAGATCCTTTTTTGAAAGACTAACAGGCGCGGTAAACATCGATGAAGATGAGCAATTAGAAGAGGCTGAAGATTTTGATTTTACAGCAGCCAGAAACGTAAGACCTTCTATTACAGCAGTTTCTAAAAAGAGTGCACAAATTTATCCAAAGTTTGATGATAAAAATAGTTCATCGTGGGTAGATGATTCATCAGCTGATAGTGAGCTTTCTGTAGATGTGTATCAAACACAAGATGATGTTATTGTGAAAGCTATGATTCCAGGTGTTAGAAAGGAAGATTTGGAAATTAATTTAACTAGAGACTCCATTACACTTAAGGGAATAAGGAAGGAAGAGAAAATTGTTTCCGATGATGATTACTTTCACAGAGAATTATACTGGGGTTCATTCTCAAGAACTATTCAACTTCCTCATGAAATTGATATCGAGCACGCAGAAGCCATAGAGTCACAAGGTATTCTAACTTTAAAACTTCCAAGAGTTGATAAGGACAGACAAATGAAGGTTAGGGTTAAAAGTATTTAA
- a CDS encoding PrsW family glutamic-type intramembrane protease, whose product MANYLINQLQGAPLFAIEVFAYALVGGVLPAMFWLWFWMHEANDHKEPKDIIFLSFVVGMCGVFVVYPLQKISVGLFNLKDSDLHAIYIWALIEEAVKFGGAWFIALRSKTIFNHPIDSFIYLMSVSLGFAAMENTLFLLTPLFRGDLVASIMTGAARFMGASLLHVAASGVFSIFIGYGFYRGKFGKFSLAFLGLLVAGVIHTIFNYIIVISDEQNMFIAFSFVWISIILLILSLEKVKQIKQF is encoded by the coding sequence ATGGCCAACTACTTAATAAACCAATTACAAGGAGCTCCTCTGTTTGCAATAGAGGTTTTTGCCTATGCCTTAGTGGGAGGTGTTTTACCTGCTATGTTTTGGTTATGGTTTTGGATGCATGAAGCAAATGATCACAAAGAACCTAAGGATATTATCTTTTTGTCCTTTGTTGTAGGAATGTGTGGAGTTTTTGTTGTGTATCCGCTTCAAAAAATATCTGTTGGACTTTTTAATTTGAAAGACAGTGACTTACATGCCATTTATATTTGGGCATTAATTGAGGAAGCTGTTAAGTTTGGCGGGGCTTGGTTTATTGCATTACGAAGTAAGACAATTTTTAATCACCCTATTGATAGTTTTATATACTTAATGAGTGTATCACTTGGTTTTGCGGCCATGGAGAATACTTTATTTTTATTAACTCCATTATTTAGAGGAGACCTGGTTGCAAGCATAATGACAGGAGCCGCTCGTTTTATGGGAGCTAGTCTCCTTCATGTTGCAGCATCCGGGGTATTCTCTATTTTTATTGGATATGGTTTTTATAGGGGAAAATTTGGTAAATTCTCACTAGCCTTTCTTGGGCTACTTGTTGCGGGAGTTATACATACTATTTTTAATTACATAATTGTAATAAGCGATGAGCAGAATATGTTTATTGCATTTTCATTTGTTTGGATATCTATTATATTGTTGATTTTGTCACTGGAGAAAGTTAAGCAGATAAAGCAGTTCTAG
- a CDS encoding valine--tRNA ligase, with protein MSQDTNIASNTDANTENNKKTDTSEQKTHYAPNIPAQLLKPYDPTEVEPRVQKEERESGFYNPDVCIKEGITKADAPVYSIILPPPNVTGTLHMGHALGFTTQDIVIRYKRMKGNRVLWIPGTDHASIATQSMVEKNIQKAEGLNRHDLGREELLKRVDTFAKQSHDTIVSQLQTIGASVDWSREAFTLDEERNFAVRTVFKKMYDDGLIFKKNRVINWDPKGQTTISDDEIVYEDRKAKFYTFKYSKDFPIAISTTRPETKLGDVAVAVNPEDPRYKEFVGKEYSMDFCGAPIKIKIVADHEAEMDFGTGAVGITPAHSMTDYQIAMRHGLPMVQVIDEKARMMIGSPEIVGKKVAEARELVVAWLKENDLLIDETEIDQRVSTAERTGGIIEPLPKLQWFVAVNKKFKLPHSDIDGIESGSETTLKEIMQKAVLGGQIEMMPEHFLKTYFNWIDNLNDWCISRQIWYGHRIPVWYKKGSNINQEADSEASKSDIYCGLEAPTGDDADQWIQDEDTLDTWFSSGLWSFSTMGWPAKANDPQSDFAIYHPTNLLVTGHDIIFFWVARMILMTGYVLGTIPFSKVLFTGMVRDMKGRKFSKTLGNGIDPIEIAQKFGMDAGRMSLVFGTAPGTDSKIDENKIKGYKHFANKIWNVTRFILTSTEGMHDVASNGVDEDKTNISFTEADLALIEKRNEVFKSISTNMDNLKIHIVAEDLYNYTWKEFADVILESSKEIFANNDESNIEAVAMKKSRAKFLLETLAMIVKTLHPFMPHVTQELWSLLPKELKTRELIMTEKWPTT; from the coding sequence ATGAGCCAAGATACAAACATCGCATCAAACACAGATGCAAATACTGAAAATAATAAGAAAACGGACACATCAGAGCAAAAAACTCATTATGCCCCAAATATCCCAGCTCAACTTCTAAAGCCTTATGATCCAACTGAGGTGGAACCTCGAGTTCAAAAAGAAGAACGTGAAAGTGGATTTTACAATCCAGATGTTTGTATTAAAGAAGGAATCACTAAAGCTGATGCTCCTGTTTATAGTATTATTCTCCCTCCTCCAAACGTAACTGGAACACTTCATATGGGACACGCTCTTGGGTTCACTACGCAAGACATCGTAATTAGATACAAACGAATGAAAGGAAATAGAGTACTTTGGATTCCTGGAACGGACCATGCCTCAATTGCAACACAATCAATGGTTGAGAAAAATATTCAAAAGGCGGAAGGTTTGAATAGACATGATTTAGGTAGAGAGGAGTTACTTAAGCGAGTTGATACTTTTGCAAAGCAAAGTCACGATACAATTGTTTCTCAACTTCAGACAATTGGGGCTTCTGTTGATTGGTCAAGAGAAGCCTTCACATTAGATGAGGAAAGAAACTTTGCAGTTAGAACTGTTTTCAAAAAAATGTATGACGATGGTCTAATTTTCAAAAAAAATAGAGTTATTAACTGGGACCCAAAAGGTCAAACAACAATTTCAGATGATGAAATAGTTTATGAAGACAGAAAGGCAAAGTTTTATACTTTCAAATATAGTAAAGACTTCCCTATCGCTATTTCAACAACTCGTCCTGAAACAAAACTGGGAGATGTTGCTGTTGCAGTAAACCCGGAGGACCCTCGTTATAAGGAGTTTGTTGGAAAAGAATATTCAATGGATTTTTGTGGTGCTCCAATTAAAATAAAAATTGTTGCAGACCATGAGGCTGAAATGGATTTTGGAACAGGTGCTGTTGGTATTACCCCAGCACACAGCATGACTGACTATCAAATTGCAATGCGTCATGGTTTACCTATGGTTCAGGTTATTGATGAAAAAGCTCGCATGATGATTGGTTCTCCTGAGATTGTTGGTAAAAAAGTTGCTGAAGCGCGAGAGCTTGTTGTTGCTTGGCTTAAAGAAAATGATTTACTTATTGATGAAACTGAAATTGATCAAAGAGTATCTACTGCCGAGCGTACTGGTGGAATTATTGAGCCACTTCCTAAGCTTCAATGGTTTGTTGCTGTTAATAAAAAATTCAAACTCCCCCATTCTGATATTGATGGAATAGAATCTGGATCAGAAACTACATTAAAGGAAATTATGCAAAAGGCAGTTCTGGGTGGCCAAATTGAGATGATGCCTGAGCACTTCCTTAAAACATATTTTAATTGGATAGATAATTTGAACGATTGGTGTATTTCTCGCCAAATCTGGTACGGACACAGAATTCCCGTTTGGTATAAGAAAGGTTCTAATATAAATCAGGAGGCAGATTCTGAGGCATCTAAATCTGATATTTATTGCGGACTAGAAGCTCCAACTGGCGATGACGCAGATCAATGGATTCAAGATGAAGACACGCTAGACACATGGTTCTCTTCTGGTCTTTGGAGTTTCTCAACAATGGGATGGCCTGCAAAAGCAAATGATCCACAAAGTGATTTTGCAATATATCATCCAACAAACCTTCTTGTTACTGGACATGACATTATTTTCTTCTGGGTAGCACGTATGATTTTAATGACAGGTTATGTCCTTGGAACAATACCCTTCAGTAAAGTTCTATTCACTGGAATGGTTCGTGATATGAAAGGAAGAAAGTTTTCAAAGACATTAGGTAATGGAATCGATCCAATAGAAATTGCTCAAAAATTTGGAATGGATGCCGGTAGAATGTCACTTGTTTTTGGAACAGCACCAGGAACTGATAGTAAAATCGATGAAAATAAAATTAAGGGATACAAACACTTTGCAAACAAAATTTGGAATGTTACTAGATTTATTTTAACTTCAACCGAAGGAATGCATGATGTTGCAAGTAACGGTGTGGACGAAGATAAGACAAATATATCTTTCACTGAAGCTGATTTAGCGTTAATTGAAAAGAGAAATGAAGTTTTTAAATCGATATCAACAAATATGGACAATTTAAAGATTCACATTGTTGCAGAAGACCTGTATAATTATACATGGAAGGAGTTTGCTGATGTCATTTTAGAAAGTAGTAAAGAAATTTTTGCAAATAACGATGAATCAAATATAGAAGCTGTTGCGATGAAAAAATCTCGCGCAAAATTCTTACTTGAAACACTTGCGATGATTGTAAAGACACTACATCCATTTATGCCTCATGTAACTCAAGAACTTTGGTCACTTCTTCCAAAAGAGCTTAAAACTCGAGAATTGATAATGACCGAAAAATGGCCAACTACTTAA